In the genome of Variovorax sp. PAMC26660, the window ATGCGGCTGATGGACGACCTGGACGCCGGCAAGATCGATGCGGTCGTGATCATCCGGCCGCCCTTCGGCATCCTTCCCGATCTGACGTGGCAATCCCTGGTGCACGAGCCCTACGTGCTCATTGCGCCGGCGAACTTGCCCGGCAAGGACTGGCGCACGCTGCTGCAGGAGCAGCCCTTCCTGCGCTATGACCGCGCATCGTTCGGCGGACGGATGGTCGAAAGATTCCTGCGGCGCGAAGGGATCGTGGTGAAAGATTCCATCGAGGTCGACGAAATCCCCGGGCTCATCCATCTCGCATCCAAGGGCTTGGGCGTTGCCCTCGTGCCGTTGGTCGAGGCGCACCTTCCGCTCCCTCCCGGCGTTCGCATGCTCTCGCTCGGAGAGTTCACGTTCTACCGCGAGATCGGGCTCCTTCAGCGCAAGCCGCGGGCCAGCCCGCCCATCGTCGCGCAGTTTGCTCAGTGCCTGCGGGAGGCTGCCGAACCGGTGAAGGCAGTTCGCAAAAAACCCTTGACCGCCTCGAAAAAGATATTAAAGTGATATCACTTTCAACCGGAGGCCTTCATGCATGAGCAGACACTGCAACCACCCCGCTCGGTCCGAAAAGAGCGGCCTTACCGATCCGTGAGCGGATATGGCATCGCCGTCGCGGTGTTCCTGCTGGTCGCGCTCGGCGTGTGGGCCATGGTGCAGCGGCTGATGCCGCTTCCCATGAGCATCCTGCTGATCGTGGTGGGCGTCGCCCTGCTGCCGGGGCTGTACATGCTGCAGCCCAACGAAGGCATCATCCTGACGCTCTTCGGCCAGTACAAGGGCACCGACCGCTCCGAGGGCCTGCGGTGGACCAACCCGCTCCAGGCCGGCCAGAAGATTTCGCTGCGGGCGCGCAACCTCAACACCCCGCCGCTGAAGGTGAACGACAAGCGCGGCAACCCGGTGGAAATCGGCGCGGCCGTGGTTTGGCAGGTCTACGACACAGCGCAGGCCGTGTTCGAGATCGACGACTACAACAAGTTCGTGGCGATCCAGGCAGAGGCCGCAATCCGGCACCTGGCCACCCAATACGCCTACGACAGCGGCGACGACCTCCAGAGCGACGAAGTCACGCTGCGCGCCGGGCTGGACGTGGTGGCCGATGCACTCAAGGCCGAGCTGAACCAGCGCTTTGCCAGCGCGGGTGTCGAGGTGCTCGATGCCAAGCTCACCCATCTCGCCTATGCGCCAGAGATCGCGCAGGTGATGCTGCGGCGCCAGCAGGCCGTGGCCATCGTCAGCGCGCGTCACCAGATCGTGGCGGGTGCGGTGGGCATGGTCGAGGCCGCGCTCAAAGGGCTGTCGGAGCGCAACCTCGTCGTACTCGACGACGAACGCAAGGCCTCGATGGTGTCGAACCTGCTGGTGGTGCTGTGCTCCGACAGGGAGACCCAACCCGTCGTCAACACGGGTACGCTGTACACCTGAAGCACAGCCGCGCCGCATTTCCACCCGATGGCCAGTCCCGGTAAAAAGTCTTATCCCCTGCGCATCGATCCGGCCCTGTGGGCCGAGATCGAGCGTCTGGCGGCGCAGGAACTGCGAAGCGCGAACGCACAGGTCGAGTTCCTGTTGCGCGAAGGGCTGGCCAGGCGCGGGCGACTGCCCGCCGCCGAGGGCAAGGACGCAGACAAGCCCACGCCGCGGCCTCGGTAGTAACCACTAAATCCCTGAAGGCTGATTGACAGCCCCAGCTCCTACGATGGCGGTGCAGGCAGCGACCACGCTGCCGCCCCCTTGCACCAGGAGACATCGTTGAAGCCCCTTCTTTCCCTCACGCGCCGCGCCTCGCTCCCGCTGCTCGCAGCCCTCGTTCTTGCGGGCTGCGGCAGCCTCGACAACGCCGGCAAGCCCGCCACCGGCGACATTCACGTCATGACCTCGGGCGGCTTCACCGCCGCCTACAACGACCTGCGCCCGGACTTCGAGCGCAGCAGCGGCCGCACAGTCAAGACGGCCTACGGCGCATCGATGGGCAATGCCGACGACTCGATCCCGAGCCGCCTGGCGCGCAACGAGCCGGCCGACGTGGTGATCCTCGCGCGCCCCGCGCTCGACGCGCTGGTCGCGCAAGGCAAGGTGGTGGCGGGCAGCCAGGTCGACCTGGTGCGTTCGTCCATCGGCTTTGCAGTGCGCAAGGGTGCGCCCCGGCCCGACATCGGCACGGTCGATGCGCTCAAGCGCACCTTGCTCGCGGCACCGTCAATCGCCTACTCGGCCAGCGCGAGCGGCACCTACTACGAGACCGAGCTGCTCAAGAAACTCGGCATCGAAGACCAAGTAAAGCCCAAGAGCAAGCGCATCCTGAGCGAGCGCGTCGGCACCGTCGTGGCACGCGGCGACGCGGCACTGGGCCTGCAACAGGTGAGCGAACTTCTGCCCATCGCAGGCGTCGACTACATCGGCCCGCTGCCCGCCGAAGTGCAGCGCGTGACGGTGTTCTCGGCCGGCATCGCCACCGCATCGAAGCAGCCGGAGGCCGCGCGGCAACTGATCCGCTATCTCAACTCGCCGGCCGCAGCGCCCACCATCGCGAAGACCGGGCTGGAGCCGCTGACCGCGCGTTGACGAAAGGCGGCGCGTGCGGCTACAGCGTCCAGCCGTCGCGCCGGAAGAACTCGATCAGTGCGTCGCTGACCATGTCGGGCTGGTCGACGGCCAGCGTGTGGCCCGCGCCGGGCAGCAGCTCGACGTGCACATGCGGCGCATGGGTCCGTACGCGGGCGCGGGCGCGCAGCGGGTCGTAGAGCGCTTCGTCTTCGCCGAGCATCAGCAGCGTGTGCTTCGGCAGCACACGCAAGTCGCCGTCGCTCATGCGCCCCGGCGGCCGCGGGTTACCTCGCTGGCAGCGTGATCGCACGAGCAGGTCGTCCATGGCCCAGCCGGGCGGCTCGGGCGCCATCGGTGAAGACACCTCGGCCTGGAAGCCGCGCACCAGCCTTTCGCTCGGGAACATGGCAGTCACCCCCGCGCGCACGAGAAAACCCGGTCGCACCGAATCGAGGTTCGACGGCGCCAGCAGCGCGAGTTTCGACGCACGGCGCGACGTCTGGCGCAGATAGGCCGCTGCGAGCCACGCACCGAAGGAGGCGCCGCACAGGCCCACCTTGGGCCGGCCGAGGCCGATCAGCACATCGTCCAGCCAGTTGCAGTACGCATCCTCGGACACGGGCCGGCGCCCTTCGGTGCGGCCCGCGTCGCCGATGATGTCGACCGCATAGACCTGCAGCGCGCCCGCGAGCTTCTCGATGTTGTGAATCCAGGTGGTGGCATTGCCGCCGCTGCCGTGCAGCAGCACCACCGGTGGCGCGTAGGCCGGCCCCGAGGCCAGCACGTGCGCGCGGCCGTAGCGCGTCTCGACATAGCGGCTCTCGTACGGCACCGGCCAGCGCGACAGCACGCGGGCGTACGAATCCAACAGCGAGGAATGGGCCTCGGGCGAGCGGAAATGGCGGGTGAACAGGCCCGCGTCGAGGGGGTTCATCGGGGTCTGCGGGCGCCTCATTGGCGACGCGGGTCGTGGGGATGGCGGTCCCAGCGGTCGGGCATGCCGTCGCCATCGGCGTCGCGGCTCGAATAGCGGTAGCCGTCGTAGCGCTCCAGGCTGTGCGGACGCCAGCCGCTCGGACTCATGCCCGTGCCCGCCCTGCCGCCCCATGCGGCACCGGCGCCCGACCGTTGCCTGGAGGGATCGGCATCGCGCTGTTCGATGCGATAGACCGGTTTCGACGGCTTGAAGTCTTGCTCGAAGGGATCGGGCCTGTGAGCGCTCGACTCGAGCGCCGCCAGGGGCAGCAGGAGCATCGCGACCGCAATGGTGCGCTTGGGGTGCATGGGGTTTTTTCTTCTTCGACGTGCGGAATGGGCACCCCGGCATCGTGATCCACGCAAATGAAGGTCTCCTGAAAATTTGTCGCCTTGCCGGCCGGCGCCCTCCTCTTTTCTTTGGGATTCCTTCAGCTTCGACAGTTAGATTGCCCTTCCATGAAGATCCTCCTGGCCGAAGACGATTTCGACCTGGCCACCGGCATACGCGTCGCCCTGCAAACCCAGGGCATGGAGGTGGTGTGGGTGCGCCGTGTCGAAGAGGCACTGCGCGTGCTCGAAACGCAAGGATGCGATCTGATCCTGCTCGACCTGGGCCTGCCCGACGGCGACGGTCTCTCGGTGCTGGAACAACTGCGGCGCGACGGGGCCCGCCTGCCGGTGCTGATCCTGAGTGCGCGCGATGGCCTGGACGACCGCCTGAAGGGACTGGACACTGGCGCCGACGACTACATGGTCAAGCCCTTCGTGCTGGCCGAGTTGCTGTCGCGCGTGCGCGCCCTTGCACGGCGCAGCTACGGCAGCGACGGTGCCACCTTCGAGGTGCGCGGCCTCTGGCTGCACGAGGCGACCCAGCGCGTGCGCGTGCGCGACCTGCCGGTGTCGCTCTCGCGCAGCGAGTTCAAGCTGCTGAGCCTGCTCGTCAAGCGCGCCGACCGCGTGGTCGCGCGCCGCGCGCTCGAACAACTGGTGCAGCCGAACTGGCAGAACCAGGGCAGCAATGTGCTCGACGTGCACATCTCGAACCTGCGCCGCAAGATCGGCGACGGCTACATCCGCACGGTGCGCGGCATCGGCTATGTGATCTACCAGACGGCAAGCACGCCGCTGGAGCGCTCATGAGCGCAACGGCCCTGTCACTCGCCCTCATGCCGGGGCGGTGGCTTCGCGAAGGCTGGCGCCGCTTGCGGCGGCCTTCACTGGTGCGCCGTCTCATGTTCGCGCAGATGGCAACGATGACGCTGCTGTGGAGCCTGGCGATCGGGCTGGTGGTGAACTCCGCGATGACCGACGACCTGTCGGTCATCGATGCCTCCCAGCGCAGCATGCTGCTGGTCGCGCAGAACCTGGCCGACAAGCCGGCCAAACAGTACGAGAGCCTGCGCGCCATGGACCTGGCGCTGCGCAATGCCTTCGGCAACGGCGACGACGCCACGCTGTCGCCCAGCGTCATCGTGTGGCAGCACGGCCGCCAGGTCTACCGCTCCGACGGCGTGCCGTCGGACATCGTGAACACGCGGCCGGACGTCGCCGAGCCCGTGGAGATCGACGGCAAGTCCTGGCGGGCGCGCACCATCGAGTCGCCTTCGGGCAAAACCAGCGTCACGCTCGTCACGCCCGGCGGCGTGCAGATGTGGCTCACCTTCCAGTCGCGCGGCTACTACCTGCTGCCGCTGGTCATCAGCGTGCCCTTTCTGCTGTTCCCGGCCTGGCTGTCGATCCGGCTCGCGCTGCGGCCCTGGCGCACGGTGGCCAAGGAGATCGCCTCGCGCGGCCCGCACGACCTGGCGCCAGTCTCGATCCAGCCGCGGCACGAAGAACTGCAGCCGCTGGTGCACAACTTCAACGCGCTGATGGGAAGGCTGCGCGCGAGCATCGCGCGGGAGCAGAGTTTCATCGCCGATGCCGCGCACGAACTGCGCACGCCGATTGCCGCGATGCGGGTCAACGTCGAGGCGCTGCAGGCCCTGTTGACGCAATACATTCCCACCGAACGCCAGCACGAGCTGTTCGCGCGCGTGCTCAGCAGCAACGCCCGCGCGGAGCGGCTGGTCGGCCAGCTGCTGCGCTTGATGCGCAGCCATGCGAACGCCTCCGCGCCGCGGCCGCTGCGGCTGGACGACCTGGTGCAGGAGCGGCTGGCCGCCCTCTCCACGCTGGCGCATGTGCGCGAGGTCGAGATCGAACTCGTGGCCGACGAGCGGGTGGAGATCGTGGGCGACCGCGACGGCCTGGTCTCGATGATCGACAACCTGATCGACAACGCGACCAAGTACAGCCCCGCGGGCTCGGTCGTGAGCGTCGGCATCCGGCGGATCGTCGACGAGGCGGTACTGACAGTGGCCGACCAGGGCTCGGGCATTGCGCCGGCATTGCGCGAACGCGTGTTCGACCGTTTCTTTCGCGATCCCGACCAGGTACAGACCGGCAGCGGTCTCGGGCTGGCCATCGTGCTGGCGGTGGTCGACGCGCATGGCGGCGCCATCGCGCTCAGCGACACCGGCACAGGCAAGGGCCTGCAGGTGACGGTGCGGATACCGCTCGTGCTGCGGGTCTAGCGGCCTTCGGCCTCCAGGCCGGCACACAGCGCGAAGAACCCATCAAGTTCCAGCGACTTGTCGAACACCGCATCGGCACCGAGTTCACGCGCCCAGTCGGCAATCTCGCCAGTGGCGTAGTTGCTCAGCACCACCACGCGCTGCCCCGGCCTGCACCTGCCGCTGCGCTTGACGATGCCCAGGCCCGACCCTTCCTGCAGGAAGAGATCGACCACCAGCAGGTCCCAGGCGCCCGGGTTCTCCTCGAGCCATGCCACGGCCTCGGCCTCGGTGCTGGCAGTGCCGATCAGATGGATGTCGACCTCGTCCTCCATGGCGGCAATGAGGTTGTGGCGGATGAGGGAGTTGTCTTCGACAAGAAAAGTGGAAAGCGGCACGGCGAAAAGGCAGGGTCGATGGGCAATGCGCAGAGCCTACGCGAATGCGGCGCCGTGCCGGTGGGCACGTGGCCCTGCTTGCGGTAGGAGATGCGGCCGGCGGGCCCGTAAACTGGCGCTCACATCCCCGCTTCACCCCTTCCCTGACCGACGAATGGACGCCATGACACAGCCTCTTCCACCGATCACCCCTGCACTGGCCAAGGCCTTCGCGCCCAACGGCACGCTGCGCGCCTCGATCAACCTCGGCAATCCGATCCTCGCCAACAAGGATGCGGCCAGCGGCGAGCCGGTCGGCGTGTCGATCGATCTCGCACGCGAGTTCGCGCGGCTGCTCGGCGTGGGCATCGAACTCGTGGTGTTCGAGAAGGCCGCCGCCTCCGTCGATGCGGTGAAGAACGAGAAGGCCGACATCGGCTTTTTCGCCATCGACCCGGCACGCAGCGAAGGGCTGCGCTTCACCGCGCCTTATGTGCTCATCGAAGGCAGCTACCTCGTGCCAGCGTCATCGGCATTGACCGACAACGCGCAGGTCGACGCCAAGGGCCATCGCATCTCGGTCGGCTCGGGCAGCGCCTACGACCTGTTCCTCACGCGCGAGATCAAGCAGGCCGAGATCGTTCGCCTGCAGGGCGCGGGGCCCGCGCTGGCCGCCGTGCGTTCGGGCGATGTCGAGGTGGCGGCCGGCATCCGCCAACTGCTCGAAGGCGAAGCGCAACGCGCACCGGGCGTGCGCGTGCTGCCGGGGCGCTTCATGGTGATCCAGCAGGCCATGGGCACGCCGGCCAGCCGTGGCGCCGATGCGCAAGCCCTGCTGGCCGCCTTCGTCGAGGAGATGAAGGCCAGCGGCTTCGTGGCCGATGCGCTGAAGCGCCATCGCATCGAAGGCGCGATCGTTGCGCCTTCGGCCTGACGGCGATGGCGATGGCGTACGGGC includes:
- a CDS encoding LysR family transcriptional regulator; this translates as MITELRTFISVCRHGTFAAAGERIGLTQSAVSSQIKRLEEALGFELFDRTGRSATLNAAGETTLVRAEEICALYAKLSELPDDATDRGLLRIGAIASTQSTLVARALEKLRKGFPLLRVHISPGVSMRLMDDLDAGKIDAVVIIRPPFGILPDLTWQSLVHEPYVLIAPANLPGKDWRTLLQEQPFLRYDRASFGGRMVERFLRREGIVVKDSIEVDEIPGLIHLASKGLGVALVPLVEAHLPLPPGVRMLSLGEFTFYREIGLLQRKPRASPPIVAQFAQCLREAAEPVKAVRKKPLTASKKILK
- a CDS encoding SPFH domain-containing protein; the protein is MHEQTLQPPRSVRKERPYRSVSGYGIAVAVFLLVALGVWAMVQRLMPLPMSILLIVVGVALLPGLYMLQPNEGIILTLFGQYKGTDRSEGLRWTNPLQAGQKISLRARNLNTPPLKVNDKRGNPVEIGAAVVWQVYDTAQAVFEIDDYNKFVAIQAEAAIRHLATQYAYDSGDDLQSDEVTLRAGLDVVADALKAELNQRFASAGVEVLDAKLTHLAYAPEIAQVMLRRQQAVAIVSARHQIVAGAVGMVEAALKGLSERNLVVLDDERKASMVSNLLVVLCSDRETQPVVNTGTLYT
- a CDS encoding substrate-binding domain-containing protein, with protein sequence MKPLLSLTRRASLPLLAALVLAGCGSLDNAGKPATGDIHVMTSGGFTAAYNDLRPDFERSSGRTVKTAYGASMGNADDSIPSRLARNEPADVVILARPALDALVAQGKVVAGSQVDLVRSSIGFAVRKGAPRPDIGTVDALKRTLLAAPSIAYSASASGTYYETELLKKLGIEDQVKPKSKRILSERVGTVVARGDAALGLQQVSELLPIAGVDYIGPLPAEVQRVTVFSAGIATASKQPEAARQLIRYLNSPAAAPTIAKTGLEPLTAR
- a CDS encoding alpha/beta fold hydrolase; amino-acid sequence: MNPLDAGLFTRHFRSPEAHSSLLDSYARVLSRWPVPYESRYVETRYGRAHVLASGPAYAPPVVLLHGSGGNATTWIHNIEKLAGALQVYAVDIIGDAGRTEGRRPVSEDAYCNWLDDVLIGLGRPKVGLCGASFGAWLAAAYLRQTSRRASKLALLAPSNLDSVRPGFLVRAGVTAMFPSERLVRGFQAEVSSPMAPEPPGWAMDDLLVRSRCQRGNPRPPGRMSDGDLRVLPKHTLLMLGEDEALYDPLRARARVRTHAPHVHVELLPGAGHTLAVDQPDMVSDALIEFFRRDGWTL
- a CDS encoding response regulator, translating into MKILLAEDDFDLATGIRVALQTQGMEVVWVRRVEEALRVLETQGCDLILLDLGLPDGDGLSVLEQLRRDGARLPVLILSARDGLDDRLKGLDTGADDYMVKPFVLAELLSRVRALARRSYGSDGATFEVRGLWLHEATQRVRVRDLPVSLSRSEFKLLSLLVKRADRVVARRALEQLVQPNWQNQGSNVLDVHISNLRRKIGDGYIRTVRGIGYVIYQTASTPLERS
- a CDS encoding sensor histidine kinase, translating into MSATALSLALMPGRWLREGWRRLRRPSLVRRLMFAQMATMTLLWSLAIGLVVNSAMTDDLSVIDASQRSMLLVAQNLADKPAKQYESLRAMDLALRNAFGNGDDATLSPSVIVWQHGRQVYRSDGVPSDIVNTRPDVAEPVEIDGKSWRARTIESPSGKTSVTLVTPGGVQMWLTFQSRGYYLLPLVISVPFLLFPAWLSIRLALRPWRTVAKEIASRGPHDLAPVSIQPRHEELQPLVHNFNALMGRLRASIAREQSFIADAAHELRTPIAAMRVNVEALQALLTQYIPTERQHELFARVLSSNARAERLVGQLLRLMRSHANASAPRPLRLDDLVQERLAALSTLAHVREVEIELVADERVEIVGDRDGLVSMIDNLIDNATKYSPAGSVVSVGIRRIVDEAVLTVADQGSGIAPALRERVFDRFFRDPDQVQTGSGLGLAIVLAVVDAHGGAIALSDTGTGKGLQVTVRIPLVLRV
- a CDS encoding response regulator, giving the protein MPLSTFLVEDNSLIRHNLIAAMEDEVDIHLIGTASTEAEAVAWLEENPGAWDLLVVDLFLQEGSGLGIVKRSGRCRPGQRVVVLSNYATGEIADWARELGADAVFDKSLELDGFFALCAGLEAEGR
- a CDS encoding transporter substrate-binding domain-containing protein; translation: MTQPLPPITPALAKAFAPNGTLRASINLGNPILANKDAASGEPVGVSIDLAREFARLLGVGIELVVFEKAAASVDAVKNEKADIGFFAIDPARSEGLRFTAPYVLIEGSYLVPASSALTDNAQVDAKGHRISVGSGSAYDLFLTREIKQAEIVRLQGAGPALAAVRSGDVEVAAGIRQLLEGEAQRAPGVRVLPGRFMVIQQAMGTPASRGADAQALLAAFVEEMKASGFVADALKRHRIEGAIVAPSA